A stretch of Cynocephalus volans isolate mCynVol1 chromosome 9, mCynVol1.pri, whole genome shotgun sequence DNA encodes these proteins:
- the TRAM1L1 gene encoding translocating chain-associated membrane protein 1-like 1 gives MGFRKKSTKNPPVLSQEFILQNHADIASCVGMFFLLGLMFEGTSEVSIIFLTLQHSVIVPAVEEQATGTKSLYYYGVKDLAPVFFYMLVTIIIHATIQEYVLDKISKRMQFTKAKQNKFNESGQFGVFYLVSCIWATFILISENCLSDPTLIWRAHSHNMMTFQMKFFYISQLAYWFHALPELYFQKTKKQDIPGHLVYIGLHLFHIAGAYLLYLNYLGLLLLVLHYFVELLSHMCGLFYFSDEKYEKGISLWAIVFILGRLVTLIVSVVTVGFHLAGSQNRNPDSITGNVNVLAAKIAVLSSSCTIQAYVTWTLITVRLQRWIEDSNIRISCVKKKRSTTKGRSSRKGTENGVETSNRVDTPPKRKEKSA, from the coding sequence ATGGGGTTCCGTAAGAAGAGCACCAAGAACCCCCCAGTGCTGAGCCAAGAATTCATCCTGCAGAATCATGCGGACATCGCCTCCTGTGTGGGGATGTTCTTCCTGCTGGGGCTTATGTTCGAGGGAACATCAGAAGTATCTATCATTTTTCTTACTCTTCAGCACAGTGTCATCGTCCCTGCAGTAGAAGAACAAGCTACGGGAACCaaatccctttattattatggTGTCAAAGATTTGGCTCCGGTTTTCTTCTACATGCTGGTGACAATAATTATTCACGCCACAATTCAGGAATATGTGTTGGATAAAATTAGCAAGAGAATGCAGTTCACCAAAGCGAAACAAAACAAGTTTAATGAATCTGGTCAGTTTGGTGTATTCTACCTTGTTTCTTGTATCTGGGCCACATTCATTCTGATCTCTGAAAACTGCCTGTCAGACCCAACTCTCATCTGGAGGGCTCATTCCCATAACATGATGACATTTCAAATGAAGTTTTTCTACATATCACAGTTGGCTTATTGGTTTCATGCTTTACCTGAACTCTACTtccagaaaaccaaaaaacaagatATCCCCGGTCACCTGGTCTACATTGGCCTTCACCTGTTCCACATTGCCGGAGCTTATCTTCTGTACTTGAATTATCTGGGACTTCTTCTTTTGGTGCtgcattattttgttgaattactTTCTCACATGTGCGGCCTGTTTTATTTTAGTGATGAAAAGTACGAGAAAGGGATTTCTCTGTGGGCCATAGTGTTTATTTTGGGTAGACTTGTGACTTTAATTGTTTCGGTAGTCACTGTTGGGTTTCACCTGGCTGGATCGCAGAATCGGAATCCGGATTCCATCACTGGAAACGTAAATGTGTTGGCAGCTAAAATTGCTGTTCTGTCCTCCAGTTGCACCATCCAAGCTTACGTAACGTGGACCTTAATTACTGTCCGACTTCAGAGGTGGATAGAAGATTCTAATATTCGGATCTCATGTGTGAAGAAGAAACGGTCCACGACTAAAGGCAGGTCTTCTAGAAAAGGAACCGAAAATGGAGTGGAAACTTCAAATAGAGTAGATACTCctccaaagaggaaagaaaaatctgcatAA